From the genome of Labrus bergylta chromosome 12, fLabBer1.1, whole genome shotgun sequence, one region includes:
- the LOC110001598 gene encoding uncharacterized protein isoform X1 — MKVCYTLIIFILTKTQDGNTCMVGSTEIYVHTATEGGNFTAQCFFDDPGERKTFCRNDCGFEDILVATSGVRAQRGRYSMEYYEEQLGASTITLYVSITKLLKSDSGRYSCVFGIGRYPHHIQKFHLRVEDAPTTAQPKWTSPAFSPTPPASTLKTTLTLTTPAAAQGLNQEANTRVQLYVRLVLVIMIIISSAVGLIVCRRSARRPGEPDEELDYVNVTNANLVHEGVREKILEI, encoded by the exons ATGAAGGTCTGTTACACTTTGATCATCTTCATCCTCA cGAAAACACAGGATGGAAACACTTGTATGGTTGGAAGTACAGAAATCTATGTCCATACAGcaactgaaggaggaaacttCACCGCTCAATGCTTTTTCGATGACCCTGGTGAACGGAAGACCTTCTGCAGGAATGACTGTGGATTTGAAGACATTCTTGTGGCAACAAGTGGTGTCAGAGCTCAGCGTGGCAGATACAGCATGGAATATTATGAAGAACAATTGGGAGCCTCTACGATAACTTTGTATGTGAGCATCACAAAACTGTTGAAGTCTGACTCTGGAAGATACAGTTGTGTGTTTGGCATTGGTCGTTATCCCCATCATATCCAGAAGTTTCATCTCAGAGTTGAAGACG CTCCAACCACTGCCCAACCAAAATGGACCTCCCCAGCTTTTTCACCAACTCCACCAGCCTCCACATTGAAGACAACACTGACATTGACAACCCCAGCTGCAGCTCAAG GTCTGAACCAGGAGGCAAACACAAGAGTTCAGCTGTATGTGCGGCTGGTTCTGGTCATCATGATCATCATTTCATCAGCAGTTGGGCTGATAGTCTGCAGGAGGAGCGCAAGGAGACCCGGAG aACCTGATGAGGAACTGGATTATGTTAATGTCACCAAT gccAATTTGGTGCATGAAGGGGTCAGAGAGAAGATTCTGGAAatatga
- the LOC110001601 gene encoding uncharacterized protein, with product MKVCHTLIFFVFILTPLQEGQTCFEEGLRVYVHTGTEGKDITMTCVFDNPNKMKRFCREGCRDEDVLVETSGFSAQRGRYTMKYVPRDSLPSVITLFVSIKQLTKADSGRYSCVFGDGQLSHETQVIDLRVQDAPTTSERKQPTQNELPAPAPASTLKTNLKTPAQNPTTSEPFPLSTSAPPASTLTPTLEILATPAAARGLPLETNSGVQLNVKLVLIIMIITSSAALLIVCRRTRGPKVPHVGLEDVTINAGVAHEEAGEKILEM from the exons ATGAAGGTCTGTCACACTTTGATCTTCTTCGTCTTCATCCTCA caCCACTGCAGGAAGGACAAACTTGTTTTGAAGAAGGTCTACGTGTCTACGTCCATACGGGAACCGAAGGCAAAGACATCACAATGACATGTGTCTTTGATAACCCGAACAAAATGAAGCGCTTCTGCAGGGAGGGCTGTAGAGATGAAGACGTTCTTGTTGAAACAAGTGGCTTCAGTGCTCAGCGAGGCAGATACACAATGAAATATGTTCCCCGTGATTCGCTCCCCAGTGTGATAACTTTATTCGTGAGTATCAAACAGCTGACAAAGGCCGACTCGGGAAgatacagctgtgtgtttggCGACGGTCAGCTCTCACATGAAACCCAGGTGATTGATCTCAGAGTTCAAGACg CTCCAACAACTTCTGAACGGAAACAGCCTACCCAAAATGAGTTACCAGCACCAGCACCAGCCTCCACGCTGAAGACAAACCTGAAAACCCCAGCTCAAA ATCCAACAACTTCTGAACCATTTCCTTTGTCAACATCTGCTCCACCCGCCTCCACGCTGACGCCAACACTGGAGATACTGGCAACACCAGCTGCAGCTCGAG GTCTGCCCCTGGAGACAAACTCAGGTGTTCAGCTGAATGTGAAGCTGGTTCTGATCATCATGATCATCACTTCATCAGCTGCTTTGCTGATAGTCTGCAGGAGGACCAGAGGACCTAAAG TACCACATGTGGGACTCGAGGACGTTACCATCAAT gctGGTGTGGCGCATGAGGAGGCCGGAGAGAAGATTCTGGAGatgtga
- the LOC110001602 gene encoding uncharacterized protein isoform X1 — MKVRHTLIFFVFISTTLENGDACLTERDILNHTATEGGNFKIKCYFDNPDERKIFCRDDCREEDILVETSGVRAQRGRYSIGYNEEHVGMSIMPLYVSIKHLTKADSGRYSCVFGNLQSPSDTQVMELRVEGAPTTSEPSQTIQPLSTSAPPASTPTTTLEKLATPAAARGLPQETNPGVQLNVQLVLILMIIVLSAAVLIVCRRTRKPQESHVGLEDVNIISADGLHEEAREKILEM; from the exons ATGAAGGTCCGTCACACGTTGATCTTCTTCGTCTTCATCTCCA CAACACTGGAGAATGGAGACGCCTGTCTAACAGAGAGAGATATCTTGAATCATACAGCAACCGAAGGAggaaacttcaaaataaaatgctacTTCGATAACCCCGATGAAAGGAAGATCTTCTGCAGGGACGACTGCAGGGAGGAAGACATTCTCGTTGAAACAAGCGGTGTCAGAGCTCAGCGTGGCAGATACAGCATTGGATATAATGAAGAACATGTGGGAATGTCTATAATGCCTTTGTATGTGAGCATCAAACATCTGACAAAGGCTGACTCTGGAAgatacagctgtgtgtttggaaATCTTCAGTCTCCAAGTGATACCCAGGTGATGGAGCTCAGAGTTGAAGGCG CTCCAACAACTTCGGAACCAAGCCAGACTATCCAACCTTTGTCAACATCAGCTCCACCAGCCTCCACACCGACAACAACATTGGAAAAACTGGCAACACCAGCTGCAGCTCGAG GTCTTCCCCAGGAGACAAACCCAGGAGTTCAGCTGAATGTGCAGCTGGTTCTGATCCTCATGATCATCGTTTTATCAGCAGCTGTGCTGATAGTCTGCAGGAGGACCAGAAAACCTCAAG AATCTCATGTGGGACTCGAGGATGTTAATATCATCAGT GCCGATGGGCTGCATGAGGAGGCCAGAGAGAAGATTCTGGAAATGTGA
- the LOC110001598 gene encoding uncharacterized protein isoform X2 — protein MVGSTEIYVHTATEGGNFTAQCFFDDPGERKTFCRNDCGFEDILVATSGVRAQRGRYSMEYYEEQLGASTITLYVSITKLLKSDSGRYSCVFGIGRYPHHIQKFHLRVEDAPTTAQPKWTSPAFSPTPPASTLKTTLTLTTPAAAQGLNQEANTRVQLYVRLVLVIMIIISSAVGLIVCRRSARRPGEPDEELDYVNVTNANLVHEGVREKILEI, from the exons ATGGTTGGAAGTACAGAAATCTATGTCCATACAGcaactgaaggaggaaacttCACCGCTCAATGCTTTTTCGATGACCCTGGTGAACGGAAGACCTTCTGCAGGAATGACTGTGGATTTGAAGACATTCTTGTGGCAACAAGTGGTGTCAGAGCTCAGCGTGGCAGATACAGCATGGAATATTATGAAGAACAATTGGGAGCCTCTACGATAACTTTGTATGTGAGCATCACAAAACTGTTGAAGTCTGACTCTGGAAGATACAGTTGTGTGTTTGGCATTGGTCGTTATCCCCATCATATCCAGAAGTTTCATCTCAGAGTTGAAGACG CTCCAACCACTGCCCAACCAAAATGGACCTCCCCAGCTTTTTCACCAACTCCACCAGCCTCCACATTGAAGACAACACTGACATTGACAACCCCAGCTGCAGCTCAAG GTCTGAACCAGGAGGCAAACACAAGAGTTCAGCTGTATGTGCGGCTGGTTCTGGTCATCATGATCATCATTTCATCAGCAGTTGGGCTGATAGTCTGCAGGAGGAGCGCAAGGAGACCCGGAG aACCTGATGAGGAACTGGATTATGTTAATGTCACCAAT gccAATTTGGTGCATGAAGGGGTCAGAGAGAAGATTCTGGAAatatga
- the LOC110001602 gene encoding uncharacterized protein isoform X2 yields the protein MKVRHTLIFFVFISTTLENGDACLTERDILNHTATEGGNFKIKCYFDNPDERKIFCRDDCREEDILVETSGVRAQRGRYSIGYNEEHVGMSIMPLYVSIKHLTKADSGRYSCVFGNLQSPSDTQVMELRVEGAPTTSEPSQTIQPLSTSAPPASTPTTTLEKLATPAAARGDKPRSSAECAAGSDPHDHRFISSCADSLQEDQKTSRISCGTRGC from the exons ATGAAGGTCCGTCACACGTTGATCTTCTTCGTCTTCATCTCCA CAACACTGGAGAATGGAGACGCCTGTCTAACAGAGAGAGATATCTTGAATCATACAGCAACCGAAGGAggaaacttcaaaataaaatgctacTTCGATAACCCCGATGAAAGGAAGATCTTCTGCAGGGACGACTGCAGGGAGGAAGACATTCTCGTTGAAACAAGCGGTGTCAGAGCTCAGCGTGGCAGATACAGCATTGGATATAATGAAGAACATGTGGGAATGTCTATAATGCCTTTGTATGTGAGCATCAAACATCTGACAAAGGCTGACTCTGGAAgatacagctgtgtgtttggaaATCTTCAGTCTCCAAGTGATACCCAGGTGATGGAGCTCAGAGTTGAAGGCG CTCCAACAACTTCGGAACCAAGCCAGACTATCCAACCTTTGTCAACATCAGCTCCACCAGCCTCCACACCGACAACAACATTGGAAAAACTGGCAACACCAGCTGCAGCTCGAG GAGACAAACCCAGGAGTTCAGCTGAATGTGCAGCTGGTTCTGATCCTCATGATCATCGTTTTATCAGCAGCTGTGCTGATAGTCTGCAGGAGGACCAGAAAACCTCAAG AATCTCATGTGGGACTCGAGGATGTTAA